A stretch of the Patescibacteria group bacterium genome encodes the following:
- the nusB gene encoding transcription antitermination factor NusB, with the protein MSNRHLARALAMQSLFQWDFKRQQDDPTTILEHNKNSFAPLFKDAGFSRKIVDGVIKNKEQIDETIKKYAPEWPIEQITIVDRNILRIGVYELKFSDEIPPKVAINEAIELAKTFGGESSGKFVNGVLGSIYQKIKEGESSGVKTKSDAGEG; encoded by the coding sequence ATGTCAAATCGACATCTAGCCCGGGCTCTTGCTATGCAAAGCCTTTTTCAATGGGATTTCAAGAGACAACAAGACGATCCAACAACCATTCTTGAACATAACAAAAACTCATTTGCTCCGTTATTTAAGGATGCGGGGTTTTCTCGTAAAATAGTTGACGGAGTGATAAAGAACAAGGAACAAATTGATGAGACAATAAAAAAGTATGCGCCAGAGTGGCCTATAGAACAAATTACCATAGTAGATAGGAACATTTTAAGGATTGGGGTATACGAATTGAAGTTTTCCGATGAGATTCCTCCCAAGGTGGCCATTAATGAAGCCATTGAGCTGGCCAAAACTTTTGGGGGTGAATCGAGCGGAAAATTTGTTAATGGAGTTTTGGGCAGTATTTATCAGAAAATAAAGGAAGGGGAGAGCAGCGGCGTTAAAACTAAGAGTGACGCTGGAGAGGGGTGA